From a region of the Malania oleifera isolate guangnan ecotype guangnan chromosome 12, ASM2987363v1, whole genome shotgun sequence genome:
- the LOC131144106 gene encoding LOW QUALITY PROTEIN: xylulose 5-phosphate/phosphate translocator, chloroplastic (The sequence of the model RefSeq protein was modified relative to this genomic sequence to represent the inferred CDS: deleted 1 base in 1 codon) — translation MLCLNLPVSSNSKPSRPHPINASLFNPNLLLQRARNGRNVDRPSSFLRKPTCHLDDYGAIISKPCKIHDYQPQIPHSARSKITNFSKLDARTFGRSSKAPSFVLKSASQVPHEANPEEQSEVANPKKLQLAIIFGLWYFQNIVFNIYNKKVLNVFPFPWLLASFQLFVGSVWMFLLWSLKLQPCPKISKPFIVALLGPALFHTIGHISACVSFSKVAVSFTHVIKSSEPVFSVVFSSFLGDSYPLRVWLSILPIVLGCSLAAITEVSFNFQGLWGALISNFGFVLRNIYSKRSLQSFKEVNGLNLYGWISILSLIYLFPVAVMVEGSQWIEGYRRAIEALGKSSTFYVWVMLSGVFYHLYNQSSYQALDDISPLTFSVGNTMKRVVVIVSTVLVFRNPVRPLNALGSAIAILGTFLYSQATRAKSAMKIEGEKKS, via the exons ATGCTTTGTTTAAATCTGCCCGTCTCCTCCAATTCCAAACCTAGCCGCCCCCACCCGATAAATGCTTCACTGTTCAATCCCAATCTTCTCCTCCAGAGGGCTCGTAATGGGAGGAACGTAGACCGCCCATCCTCTTTCCTGAGAAAACCCACTTGTCATTTGGACGATTATGGCGCCATAATCAGCAAACCCTGCAAAATCCATGACTACCAGCCCCAAATTCCTCATTCCGCCCGCAGCAAGATCACAAATTTTAGTAAACTCGACGCGCGCACTTTTGGGCGTTCTTCAAAAGCTCCATCTTTCGTCCTCAAATCAGCATCCCAAGTTCCGCATGAAGCAAATCCAGAGGAACAAAGCGAGGTTGCAAACCCTAAAAAGCTTCAGCTCGCCATTATATTTGGTCTTTGGTACTTTCAGAACATTGTCTTCAACATCTACAACAAGAAGGTTTTGAACGTCTTCCCGTTTCCATGGCTTCTTGCGTCTTTCCAGCTCTTCGTCGGATCCGTGTGGATGTTCCTTCTCTGGTCTTTGAAGCTACAGCCATGCCCTAAAATCTCCAAGCCCTTCATCGTCGCTCTCCTCGGCCCTGCTCTGTTCCACACAATAGGCCACATCTCAGCCTGCGTCTCATTCTCCAAGGTCGCCGTATCGTTCACCCATGTCATAAAATCTTCAGAACCAGTTTTCTCAGTCGTGTTCTCCTCCTTCCTCGGCGATTCGTACCCTTTACGGGTCTGGCTTTCGATCCTCCCCATCGTTCTCGGTTGCTCTCTGGCCGCCATTACCGAAGTTTCCTTCAATTTTCAAGGCCTGTGGGGCGCTTTGATCAGCAATTTTGGATTTGTTCTGAGGAATATTTACTCAAAACGAAGTTTACAGAGCTTCAAGGAAGTAAACGGATTGAATTTGTACGGTTGGATCAGTATACTCTCACTGATTTATCTATTTCCCGTGGCGGTTATGGTCGAAGGGTCTCAATGGATTGAAGGTTACCGTCGAGCAATCGAAGCCCTGGGTAAATCGTCGACATTCTACGTTTGGGTGATGCTGTCGGGGGTGTTCTACCATCTGTATAATCAGTCATCTTACCAAGCGCTTGATGATATTAGCCCACTGACATTTTCGGTGGGGAACACGATGAAGAGAGTGGTGGTGATTGTCTCCACTGTTTTGGTATTCAGGAATCCAGTTAGGCCATTGAATGCGCTTGGATCTGCCATTGCCATACTCGGCACCTTCTTGTAT TCGCAGGCAACCAGGGCCAAAAGTGCCATGAAAATTGAAGGTgaaaagaagagttaa